GCCCTGACGTTCCGTTTGCGCAATCAGTTGTTCAAGCTGATTATCAAGCTGGCGGCGGTTCGCTACGCCCGTCAGCGGATCATAATGCGCCAGATTATCCAGCTTGCTGACCAGCAACTGGTTGTCGCATTCCCGCCTGACAGAAAGGACAAACCAGCGGCTGAGCATAATACGCGCGCTTTCAAACAGGGCGCTGACGACAATCATCGCAGCGATTTCCAGAATCGGAATATCCGCTTTCAGCAGTACCAGATGAAAAAATAATGAAAACCACAGCGGTAATGTGAAGCTGTAAAGGATCGGCATGGTCGGGTACAGCGCAATCAGCGCCGTAAAAATCAGCATACAGAACAGCGGGAAGACCAGTTGTTGCTGCGTGTCACTGGCCAGCATGAAATGGAACACCACGGCCCAGAATAAACCGACCAGAAACGCCAGTATCATCGCGGGCGTACGTGAGCGTATGAAGCGCAGCACGGGCAAAAGAATGATAAAAAATACCAGGAAAATCAGGGCTAAATTATCCAGAACCGGACCGGAAACCGCCACGTCGGCGTTCGGATCCAGTAATACCCTGAACTGATGACGTCCGAATAAAAAAAGCACAAAACCAAGATTGGCGAGCAGCAACCAGATAGCGCTGATGCGCAGTGAGGCTTTTTTATAGTGATCCAGCAGGGCGTTAAACGCTGTGTCTTGCCGCGTGTGAGTGGTTTTTTGCATGGTTTTCCTTAACGTCGTCTTCGTGGATAGTGTAGACGAGGAAGAGTTTTTACTCCTCCCCCTGCGGAGGCCGGGAGGGGTTTTAAGGACGAAACGATGGCCAAAGCAGACATCAACTTCTTGATTTTTTTGTAATACCCCAACCCTCCCCTTCGCAGGGGAAGGCGTTGTCCGGTGTTCGTAGACAGGCAGCCAGTTGTTCCCCAGTTACGCCCGCGATGACCATCTCATTCACGGGGGGCGCAAAGGCAAACTCCCTTAACCATTGCTGCCTCGCCGCTTCCAGCCTGTCAGCGGGCCGCGCGCTAAGCGATTCCCGCAACACGCAGCGCTTTTCTTCCAGTGTCTCCGGGGTAATGCCGTCAATGATGGCCGGGATCTGCGCGATAAACGTATGGATAAACCCCAGCAGTGTTTCTGCGCTATACGTCGGCGATTGTAATGCAAACAAAATGCCGGACTGGCGGGCGGTCTGATGGAAACGGCAACTCACTACGTATCCGACATTTTTTTCGACGCGCAATTGCTGGAAGAATTTGGGTTCGAGGAACGACGCTAAAATCTGCGTGGCGGCCAGGCATTCAGCGGTGTTTTCCGCCAGCGGACAGAATAGCAATACCGCAGCATCGTCTCCGGCGGTCGTGAATTCATGCACTCCGCCTGACGAGCTGCTGACCACTTCCGGCAGTTTTGCCAGCAGGGTGCGTATCGCGATATCCGATGCCAGCTGATGCTGTTCCTGCTCAAACAGCCGTTTGCCTTGTGCCAGCGCGGCGGGAGAAGGCGCGCGCAGCAGTTCGAGCGCCGTGGCGAGCGTGCGCGTCGCCCATGCCTGAGAGCCGCTAAGTTGTAATAATCCGTTGCCCTGCGCACAGGTAAACACCAGAGAATGACCTGCATGGGCAGATTGCGCGCAAAGGGCGCGCAGGCTGGCGCGGGCGATACACGCCTGAAGTAAGGTCAGCGGGGCACCGGTGGTCAGGATGCTTTCCCCTGTTTTAAGCGTGATTCCGGCGGACGGGAGGTAAAACCTAAAAGGTGATTTCGTGACGTTGTCACATTGTGATTGCCATTCTTTAAAACTGACCGGCAGGGTGAAGCCTTTTACCGGGGTGTTTTGACCAGACACATCCGGCGCAATCCACAGCCGCGTCATGTTTTCCGGCTTTAACTCGCTGAGCAATATCTGCCAGCCGTTATGCGCGGCGGGCGGGAAATCCAGGGTGCGGGCGCGCAGTTGATCCAACGGCGTCAGGCGGCTGAAATCGCGATGCGCGAGGGCAATGTAATGTTGCAAATGCCCGGTGCGTAAAGCATGAATCTGTTGCAGCCAGTGGCAGAACAGTGTTTCCACACGTGCACATAAAACAGGCGTGGTATCG
This is a stretch of genomic DNA from Rahnella aceris. It encodes these proteins:
- a CDS encoding sensor domain-containing diguanylate cyclase; amino-acid sequence: MQKTTHTRQDTAFNALLDHYKKASLRISAIWLLLANLGFVLFLFGRHQFRVLLDPNADVAVSGPVLDNLALIFLVFFIILLPVLRFIRSRTPAMILAFLVGLFWAVVFHFMLASDTQQQLVFPLFCMLIFTALIALYPTMPILYSFTLPLWFSLFFHLVLLKADIPILEIAAMIVVSALFESARIMLSRWFVLSVRRECDNQLLVSKLDNLAHYDPLTGVANRRQLDNQLEQLIAQTERQGGTFSLIMIDVDYFKKYNDHYGHQTGDTCLVGIAECFKQVVRQPADLVARYGGEEFVILLHSATADDAEVVAERIRQSVTQAAIPHALSQVADTVTVSQGIMQWSPGMTSLELLKRADGALYDAKHAGRNGYCVG
- the pqqF gene encoding pyrroloquinoline quinone biosynthesis protein PqqF; the encoded protein is MLPAVHTLTLANGLRVNILHDPQASRAAALIHLDAGSHHEPPAFPGLAHLFEHVVFAGSRQFQGDERLMMWAQSEGARLNASTHATSTAWFFDMTPAKFADGLARLTDMLAQPLLATEAVQQEVAVIDAEYRMLTGHADSLCNAALSLAFAAPAQLHDFHVGNRTAFGEDISALQQALTDYHQQFFTAGQLTLWLQGPQSVAELTTLAERYGNAFVACNGSQPAPAQPLVLRDERHLQLRLDGSPRLRFSFPVTPSPALTLLRQLLADEAPGSLLDQLRTQALADSVQVSLPYASDSDAILSIEFLVCDTTPVLCARVETLFCHWLQQIHALRTGHLQHYIALAHRDFSRLTPLDQLRARTLDFPPAAHNGWQILLSELKPENMTRLWIAPDVSGQNTPVKGFTLPVSFKEWQSQCDNVTKSPFRFYLPSAGITLKTGESILTTGAPLTLLQACIARASLRALCAQSAHAGHSLVFTCAQGNGLLQLSGSQAWATRTLATALELLRAPSPAALAQGKRLFEQEQHQLASDIAIRTLLAKLPEVVSSSSGGVHEFTTAGDDAAVLLFCPLAENTAECLAATQILASFLEPKFFQQLRVEKNVGYVVSCRFHQTARQSGILFALQSPTYSAETLLGFIHTFIAQIPAIIDGITPETLEEKRCVLRESLSARPADRLEAARQQWLREFAFAPPVNEMVIAGVTGEQLAACLRTPDNAFPCEGEGWGITKKSRS